Below is a window of Candidatus Cetobacterium colombiensis DNA.
ATGAAAGTGCTATAATTTCTTAACATGCAAAAAATAAAATTAGGAGCGTATAATATGAATGACTGTGTAATTTTAAAAGGAAAAAAGGACAGATTGGTTGTACAATTAGATAGTAACATCGATTTTAGCTCTTTAAAAGACAAATTTTCTGAAAAGATTAAACAGGCAGAGGCATTTATAGGTGATACAAAAATAGCCATTGAATTTACAAATAGAAAGTTAACAGAAATAGAGGAGAATATTTTAATTGGAGTGGTAACCAAAGAAACAAATATAAAAGTAGCGTTTGTTTTTTCTGAAAAGTCAATTTTTTCACAATTACCAGAAGGTCATATATCATTAGGAAAACTTCCTTTTAATAATATAAAAGATGTTACAGAGGAAGGAACAACAAAATTTCATAAAGGGACGTTACGTTCAGGACATAGCCTAGAATTTGATGGAAATGTAGTTGTATTGGGAGATGTAAATCCAGGAGCTGTAATAAAATCTAAAGGGAATGTAGTTGTATTAGGTTATCTTAATGGAACTGTTTATGCTGGTGAAAATGATGGATCAGATGCTTTTGTAGGAGCTTTTTCTTTAAATCCTATTCAAATTAAAATAGGTCAGGTTATTGCAAAAAATCCAAGCACAAATGTATTAGATATAAATAAAGTAAAGAAAACACTAGATTTTGAAGTAGCATATTTAAAAGACGGGAATATTTTTATTGAGAAATTTAATAAAGCAACCTTAGATCACATGGTAAAAATATAAGGTAAATCATAGGAGGAGTTATGGGAAAAGTTATAGTAATTACTTCAGGAAAAGGTGGAGTAGGGAAAACGACAAGTAGTGCTAACTTAGGGGCAGCACTAGCTATGCAAAATCAGAAAACACTATTAATTGATACAGATATAGGATTAAGAAATTTAGATGTTGTAATGGGGTTAGAAAATAGAATTGTCTATGACTTAATAGATGTAATTGAAGGAAATTGTAAACCAAAACAAGCTATAATAAAGGATAAAAGAAACGATAATCTTCACTTGTTACCAGCAGCTCAATCGAGAGATAAAAATGCAGTAACACCTGAGCAAATGAAAGAATTAATTGAAGTTTTAAAAGCTGAATACGACTTTGTTTTAGTTGATTGTCCAGCTGGAATAGAACAAGGATTTAAAAATGCAATTTCAGCTGCAGAAGAAGCTTATGTTGTAACAACACCTGAGATTTCAGCTGTAAGAGATGCAGATCGTATTATTGGATTATTAGAAGCAAATGAAATTAGAAACCCTAAATTAATCGTTAATCGTTTAAGAGTTGAAATGGTTAAAGATGGAAATATGTTAAGTGTAGAAGATGTTACAGATATCCTTGGAATTAAGCCTATTGGAATAGTTCCAGATGATGAAAATATTGTTATTTCAACTAATAAAGGAGAACCTTTAGTTTATAAAGGAGAATCTTTAGCGGCGAAAGCATATGTAAACATAGCTTCAAGAACTTTAGGTCAAAATATTGAATTTTTAGATTTAGATCCTAAAGTTGGATTTTTTGATAAAATAAGAGAAATATTTAAAAAGTAAGGGGAGGCTAAATATGGGATTTTTTAATTTTTTAACTAAAGAAAAATCTAGTTCAGTAGCTAAAGATCGTTTAAAATTAGTTCTGATACATGATAGAGCCATGCTTTCTCCAAAAATGCTTGAAACTTTAAAGGATGAAATAATTGCAGTGATATCTAAATATGTAGAGATAGATAAAGATGCTTTAAATATCGAAGTTTCTCAAGAAGCTGATTCGGGAAGAGAGACGGCATTAGTAGCAAATATACCTATAAAAATAAAGAAATAGTACTTTGGTACTATTTTTTTATGCAGGAATCACTAATCTTTTGCTGAATAAACAATATAATCAAAATAGTTTTTTAAATACAAAAGTTAACTAGGAGGCTAGCATGAGTCATATTGTGGGAAAATCAGCATATAAAAGTTTAGAGGAAAGACTAAATAGATTTCCTCAAGGAGCACCACCATCAAAAGTTTTATATCAAATATTAGCAATATTATTTTCAGAAAGAGAAGCGGAGTTAGTAGCTCAACTTCCAATAAAACCATTCACTGTAAAAAAAGCAGCTTCAATTTGGAAACTATCAGAAAAAGATGCTAAAAATATATTAGATACATTGGCATCAAGAGCTATATTGTTAGATACAGTGCATAAGGGAGTACAAACTTATATTTTACCACCTCCCATGGCTGGATTTATAGAATTTTCAATGATGCGAACAAGAGGAGATATAGATCAGCATCTTTTAGGAGAATTATTATATCAATATATGAATGTTGAAGAAGATTTTATAAAGGATTTATTTTATAGTGCTGAAACGAAACTAGGGAGAGTTTTTGTAAATGAAGATGCTTTGAAAAAAGGAATGAATTCAGAAAATAAACTTTCAGAAAAAGGAATAGATAATTTAGTTCAAGTTTTAGATTATGAAAGAGCTTCACATATAATAGAAACATCCGAGCATATGGGAATTAGTATGTGTTATTGCAGACATAAGATGGAACATGTAGGAAAAGCTTGCGATGCTCCAATGGATATTTGTATGACTTTTGGAAATGTAGCAAATTCACTTATAAATAATGGATATGCAAGAAGAGTAGATAAAATAGAAGGAATGGATTTATTACAACAAGCTTACGATAGTAATTTAGTTCAATGTGGAGAAAATGTTAGAGAAGGAGTTACTTTTATATGTAATTGTTGTAGTTGCTGTTGCGAAGCTTTAGTAGCTGCTAAAAAATTTGGAATGATGCATCCAGTTGAAACTACTAATTTTTTACCTAAAATAAATCACGATACGTGTATAAGTTGTGGAAAATGTTTAAAAGTTTGTCCAGTAAATGCTATAAAAAAAGAGAATAATCAATATATAGTTCAAGATGAACTATGTTTAGGATGTGGAGTTTGTGGTAGAGCATGTCCAAAGAGTTGTATATTGTTAGTTCCTCGTGAAACAAGAGTTATAACTCCAATTAATTCTGTTCATAGATCAGTGTTAATGGCAATTGAAAAAGGTATGCTACAAGAACTTATTTTTGATAACAAAGCATTATTTAGTCATAGGGCTATGGCAGCTATATTAGGTGCAATATTAAAACTATCTCCAGTTCATAAAATTATGGCTAGTAAACAGATGAAATCAGTTTATTTGGAAAAATTATTGAAAAACTATTAAATTTAGATTGGAGAAAATTATGAAAAAAGTTGTAGTTTTTTTCTTTATTGTGCTTATCTCGTCTTTAAAAGGAGACGAGATAAGTAAGATGAAAATGAGAGAATTAATTAAACAAATAAAAAATCAATCTTCAGATAAAATATTAGTTACACAAAATGGAACTAATATTTTTTTTAATGAAAACCAATTGGACGAAACATTTCTAAAAAATGTTGATGGAGTATCACAAGAATCTCTTTTTTATGGTGTTGGAGGAGTTAATGTGGCTACACCTTTGGAAGAACAAAAATATCTTTTAAAAAATCTTTTAGAACTTGAAAAAAATAATAAGGTAGTTTTTTCTGTGAACTATGCAAATGAAAGAAAACTCCGAGATATAATTTTAAAGGACACAAAAAAATATAATTTTATTGGAGAAGCAATTCCAAATTACAGTGCAAATTCTATTTTTCAACCACTTCAAAAAGAAAATTCAAAAGATGTAAAGTCATTAAAAGATGTAAAAAATTTCTTGTATCTTTTAAATCCAGAAAAATTTAAAACTTTAAGCGACTATTATAGAATATTAAAAAATACAGATTTTGATTTATTGATAATTGAACCTAGTTTAAATGGAGAATTTTTATCAAAAGAGCAAATAGAAAATTTGAAAATTAGAAAAAATGGAACTAAAAGATTAGTTATATCATATTTTAGTATAGGAGAAGCAGAGAATTATAGAGAATATTGGAATAAATCTTGGGAGAAAAAAATGCCTAGTTGGATAGTAAAAGAAAATGAAAATTGGCCAGGAAATTATATAATAAAATATTGGGATTTAGATTGGAAAAATATTATAAAAGATTATCAAAAAAAATTGGATAGTATAGGAGTAGACGGGTATTATTTAGATACAATAGATACATATGAGCAGTTTTAAAGGTGGTGTTTTATGAAGAAAAACTTTTTTGTAAATATATTAGAAAGTTTAATTTATTGTTTATTAGTTTATTTAGTATTTTTTTATTATTCAAATTTTAAAAATGATTTTTTAACAATGAATATTCAGCCATTAACTATAGTTGTAGGGGTAATGGCTTTAAAATATGGTGTTTATACAAGTTTAC
It encodes the following:
- a CDS encoding endo alpha-1,4 polygalactosaminidase produces the protein MKKVVVFFFIVLISSLKGDEISKMKMRELIKQIKNQSSDKILVTQNGTNIFFNENQLDETFLKNVDGVSQESLFYGVGGVNVATPLEEQKYLLKNLLELEKNNKVVFSVNYANERKLRDIILKDTKKYNFIGEAIPNYSANSIFQPLQKENSKDVKSLKDVKNFLYLLNPEKFKTLSDYYRILKNTDFDLLIIEPSLNGEFLSKEQIENLKIRKNGTKRLVISYFSIGEAENYREYWNKSWEKKMPSWIVKENENWPGNYIIKYWDLDWKNIIKDYQKKLDSIGVDGYYLDTIDTYEQF
- the minD gene encoding septum site-determining protein MinD, producing MGKVIVITSGKGGVGKTTSSANLGAALAMQNQKTLLIDTDIGLRNLDVVMGLENRIVYDLIDVIEGNCKPKQAIIKDKRNDNLHLLPAAQSRDKNAVTPEQMKELIEVLKAEYDFVLVDCPAGIEQGFKNAISAAEEAYVVTTPEISAVRDADRIIGLLEANEIRNPKLIVNRLRVEMVKDGNMLSVEDVTDILGIKPIGIVPDDENIVISTNKGEPLVYKGESLAAKAYVNIASRTLGQNIEFLDLDPKVGFFDKIREIFKK
- a CDS encoding septum site-determining protein MinC, whose amino-acid sequence is MNDCVILKGKKDRLVVQLDSNIDFSSLKDKFSEKIKQAEAFIGDTKIAIEFTNRKLTEIEENILIGVVTKETNIKVAFVFSEKSIFSQLPEGHISLGKLPFNNIKDVTEEGTTKFHKGTLRSGHSLEFDGNVVVLGDVNPGAVIKSKGNVVVLGYLNGTVYAGENDGSDAFVGAFSLNPIQIKIGQVIAKNPSTNVLDINKVKKTLDFEVAYLKDGNIFIEKFNKATLDHMVKI
- a CDS encoding 4Fe-4S dicluster domain-containing protein, with the protein product MSHIVGKSAYKSLEERLNRFPQGAPPSKVLYQILAILFSEREAELVAQLPIKPFTVKKAASIWKLSEKDAKNILDTLASRAILLDTVHKGVQTYILPPPMAGFIEFSMMRTRGDIDQHLLGELLYQYMNVEEDFIKDLFYSAETKLGRVFVNEDALKKGMNSENKLSEKGIDNLVQVLDYERASHIIETSEHMGISMCYCRHKMEHVGKACDAPMDICMTFGNVANSLINNGYARRVDKIEGMDLLQQAYDSNLVQCGENVREGVTFICNCCSCCCEALVAAKKFGMMHPVETTNFLPKINHDTCISCGKCLKVCPVNAIKKENNQYIVQDELCLGCGVCGRACPKSCILLVPRETRVITPINSVHRSVLMAIEKGMLQELIFDNKALFSHRAMAAILGAILKLSPVHKIMASKQMKSVYLEKLLKNY
- the minE gene encoding cell division topological specificity factor MinE — encoded protein: MGFFNFLTKEKSSSVAKDRLKLVLIHDRAMLSPKMLETLKDEIIAVISKYVEIDKDALNIEVSQEADSGRETALVANIPIKIKK